The following proteins are co-located in the Robbsia betulipollinis genome:
- a CDS encoding glycoside hydrolase family 108 protein, whose amino-acid sequence MIPDDLIVKVLATEKGYVNDPADAGGETNFGITIAVARAFGYTGPMKSMTRDTAIAIYRARYWTQPHFDQIAAVDLPLASNLFDGGVNMGPATAVAWMQRALNVLNAQGASFPDIVVDGGAGAMTLAALRMYKTQRGAPGMAVLLEMVRALRRVAYIQIAENKPINEKFEYGWQQRVSQGVTS is encoded by the coding sequence ATGATCCCGGACGACCTCATCGTAAAAGTCCTGGCCACGGAAAAGGGCTACGTCAACGACCCGGCCGACGCCGGCGGCGAAACGAATTTCGGCATCACGATCGCGGTGGCCCGGGCGTTCGGCTATACCGGGCCGATGAAGAGCATGACGCGCGACACGGCAATTGCGATCTACCGCGCCCGGTACTGGACGCAGCCGCATTTTGACCAGATTGCCGCGGTTGATCTGCCGCTGGCGTCGAATCTGTTTGATGGCGGCGTGAACATGGGGCCGGCCACTGCGGTCGCCTGGATGCAGCGCGCCCTCAATGTGCTGAACGCCCAGGGCGCGAGCTTTCCAGACATCGTTGTCGACGGCGGTGCCGGTGCGATGACGCTGGCCGCCCTGCGGATGTACAAGACGCAGCGCGGCGCGCCCGGCATGGCGGTGCTGCTGGAAATGGTCCGGGCGTTGCGCCGCGTGGCCTACATCCAGATCGCCGAGAACAAACCGATCAACGAGAAATTCGAATACGGCTGGCAGCAGCGCGTCAGCCAAGGGGTGACCTCATGA